From the Camarhynchus parvulus chromosome 13, STF_HiC, whole genome shotgun sequence genome, one window contains:
- the GM2A gene encoding ganglioside GM2 activator → MLCAGLALALCALQLVPAALAGPQPPLLVERSGARRLGKVGGFAWENCGDKTDPVVLQSLSVAPDPISIPGSLRVSAAVKSGKTMDSPLKAALVVEKALGDLWIQLPCIDQLGSCTYNDVCSILDELIPPGTPCPEPLLTYGIPCHCPFKAGSYSLPASDFDVPDVELPSWMTNGNYRVRVVVSNGGEELSCVKLAFSLHSH, encoded by the exons ATGCTGTGCGCGGGGCTGGCGCTGGCGCTGTGCGCGCTGCAGCTCGTCCCGGCCGCGCTGGCCGGGCCGCAGCCGCCGCTGCTGGTGGAGCGCAGCGGGGCCCGGCGGCTCGGCAAG GTTGGTGGCTTTGCCTGGGAGAACTGTGGTGACAAGACGGACCCCgtggtgctgcagagcctctcTGTGGCACCCGACCCCATCAGCATCCCGGGGAGCCTGCGTGTCAGCGCGGCTGTCAAGAGTGGCAAGACCATGGACTCCCCTCTGAAG GCAGCGCTGGTGGTAGAGAAGGCACTGGGTGACCTCTGGATCCAGCTGCCCTGCATCGAccagctgggcagctgcacCTACAACGACGTCTGCAGCATTCTGGATGAGCTCATCCCACCTGGCACGCCCTGCCCGGAGCCCCTGCTGACCTACGGCATCCCCTGCCACTGCCCCTTCAAAGCG GGCTCCTACTCCCTGCCAGCTAGCGATTTTGATGTGCCTGATGTGGAGCTCCCTTCCTGGATGACCAACGGCAACTACCGCGTGCGGGTGGTGGTCAGCAATGGCGGGGAGGAGCTCAGCTGTGTCAAACTGGCCTTCTCCCTGCACTCCCACTGA
- the LOC115908839 gene encoding proton-coupled amino acid transporter 1-like → MSTRRLRSEDYNDYSSTDVTPEGSPPDGMNGFAHPESYQRFGETNGTTWYQTLIHLLKGNIGTGLLGLPLAVKNAGILLGPLSLLVMGVVAVHCMGILVKCAHHFCNRFQKQFLDYGGAVMYGLEATPSACLRTHAIWGRRIVGLFLIITQLGFCCVYFVFLADNLKQVVSAANGTTNDCSPNRTVVMTPTMDSRLYMLSILPFVVLLTFIQNLKVLSIFSMLANVAMLVSLVVIYQYIVRDIPDPRNLPLAAAWKTYPLFFGTAIFAFEGIGVVLPLENKMKKPRQFPVILYVGMSIVTILYISLGVLGYLRFGTDIQASITLNLPNCWLYQAVKLLFSFGIFFTYAVQFYVPAEIIIPPLVARVSERWGWLVNLLLRFALVCVTCVLAILIPRLDLVISLVGSISSSALALIFPPLLEIATYYSEGMHPLVIAKDIAISLFGFVGFVVGTYEALVELVAPTATVVNATTVLVQ, encoded by the exons ATGTCCACGCGGCGCCTCCGCAGCGAGGACTACAATGACTACAGTTCCACAGATGTCACACCCGAGGGGAGCCCTCCCGATGGCATGAATGGCTTTGCCCACCCCGAGTCCTACCAGCGCTTCGGGGAGACCAACGGGACAAC GTGGTACCAGACCCTGATCCATCTGCTGAAGGGGAATATTGGGacggggctgctggggctgcctctggctGTGAAGAATGCTGGCATCCTG ctgggtcCTCTGAGCCTGCTGGTGATGGGAGTCGTGGCTGTGCACTGCATGGGCATCCTGGTGAAATGTGCCCATCACTTCTGCAACAG GTTCCAGAAGCAGTTCCTGGACTATGGAGGTGCTGTGATGTACGGGCTGGAGGCAACTCCCAGTGCCTGCCTGAGGACACATGCCATCTGGGGAAG GCGTATAGTGGGACTTTTCCTGATCATCACTCAGCTGGGTTTCTGCTGTGTGTACTTTGTCTTTCTGGCGGACAATCTGAAACAG GTTGTGTCTGCTGCAAATGGGACCACCAATGACTGCAGCCCAAACAGGACAGTGGTGATGACCCCCACCATGGACTCCCGCCTGTACATGCTTTCCATCCTGCCTTTCGTGGTGCTGCTCACGTTCATCCAGAACCTCAAGGTCCTGTCCATCTTCTCCATGCTGGCCAATGTAGCCATGCTTGTCAGCCTTGTAGTGATCTACCAGTACATCGTCAGG GATATTCCTGATCCCAGAAACCTGCCTCTAGCAGCAGCCTGGAAGACCTACCCTCTGTTCTTTGGCACTGCAATCTTTGCTTTTGAAGGCATTGGCGTG gtgcTGCCTCTGGAGAACAAGATGAAGAAGCCCCGTCAGTTCCCAGTGATCCTGTACGTGGGGATGAGCATTGTCACCATCTTGTACATCAGCCTGGGGGTCCTGGGCTACCTGCGCTTTGGGACAGACATTCAGGCCAGCATAACACTCAACCTGCCCAACTGCTG GCTGTACCAAGCTGTCAAGCTGCTCTTCTCCTTTGGGATTTTCTTCACCTACGCCGTGCAGTTCTACGTGCCTGCCGAGATCATCATCCCTCCCCTCGTGGCCCGGGTGTCGGAGCGCTGGGGCTGGCTGGTCAACCTGCTCCTCAGGTTTGCCCTGGTCTGTGTGACCT GCGTGCTGGCCATCCTCATCCCGCGCCTGGACCTTGTCATCTCCCTGGTGGGCTCCATCAGCAGCAGCGCCCTGGCTCTCATCTTCCCCCCGCTGCTGGAGATTGCCACCTACTACTCGGAGGGCATGCACCCCCTTGTCATTGCCAAGGACATCGCCATCAGCCTCTTTGGCTTCGTGGGCTTCGTGGTGGGCACCTATGAGGCGCTGGTGGAGCTGGTGGCACCCACGGCCACCGTGGTGAATGCCACCACTGTCCTGGTGCAGTGA